The Planktothrix tepida PCC 9214 DNA segment AGACCCACAAGTGCTGCTGCGGATTGTCCTAAAAATATTTCACTGACTTTAATTGTGAGTACGATAATGGCTGCCGATTGAAAAATCTTTGGCATCAAGGGTCTGAGTAACTCATCGAGTTCGGTTTCGGTACGCAGCATGACATTAGCAATGATCTGCCCGAAGATCGAAGCACTGCGATAAATTACATAAGCAACGATGAAAAAAACAATTAAGTTAAGAATTTTAGTGATGGCTTCGCTCAATTGTGGCCCAATATTGGTCGCCAGAATCTCCTTAACGAGCCACAGTCCACCAATCAGAATCAGCCAACTTAAGGCGGGTTTGAGAATCGCAATTAATTCATCATCCAGTGTACTCTCGGTTTTTCGGGTTAAATACTCAATGCGTTTAATAATTGCTTCGATCAAAAATCGTCTGAATACCTGTGTTATTGTCAGGATCAGAATGACTAGAATAATTTTGCCGACTGGGACACCTGAAACATCGATATTGATGTTTTTTAGGGTGTTTAAAATTTGTTCCATAATTAGTTGATCTCCTGATATAGTCTTCTTTGACAACTCCCTGGCCGTAGGAGAAGTCGGTGAACCCGTTTGCCTACAATACTTTAGGTGAAAAATATAAGAAATATATGAGATTGACCCCTACAAGTTAACCGATTCCTTCAGAAGAATCCTGTCTTGATCAAAAGTTGGGATTGGATTGTGCAAATTGGTGTCAAGAGTTAAGTTTTTGCCACAGAAAAGCATACATGGGTTCTATTTCAAAGGCATTAAATTCTTGGCGAGTGATTAAACGCCATGACAAATCCTCTAGCACCTGTTTTAAAGATTCATTAGTGTTGTAGTAGTCTGCTCGCACCGTTAGGAGAAAATAGCCTCCAGACTTTAACAAAGAAGATAGATTGTTTAAAGCTTGGGGATGAGCATGACCAAAGGTAAAAACGCCTACAGAAATAATAGCATCAAATGATTCCTTGTCAAATTGTTTTAGGGATTCGTCTTCTAAGTTTCCCAGGAATAAATCCCGATAAACTTGTTTTTTTCGAGCAATTTCTAGCATTTCCTCGGAAATATCAACTCCTACAATTTGGGTATATCCAAGTTCGGCAAGTGCTTCTCCAACCATTCCTGTACCTGCACCGGCATCGAGGATGATTGCATTTTTATGGGGCAAGAATTGGGCTAAAGTTTGGGCTGAATTAATCGGAGAAACCCGATAGGATTTATCTAATTCTTGATCATAGATTCTCGCCCAGGCATTGTATTTATTCCGTAAGGTTTCTCGATTGTTTGTTTCGTAAATCCAAGTTAAGCGATCGCTAACTTTTGTACAAAGATAAAATCCCCATCCTAATTCCCTTTTATCAATAGCCTCGCACATTTTTTGATATGCTATGCTTAAATCTGGATATTTTTCTAAAGCCAGTTGAGAGAGCAACTCATAGCTTTTTTTTAGGTGGTCGCTCAAGTCTACTTTTTCCCCAACCAATAAGCCTAACTGACTGAGGAAATCTGCATAACTCTCAAAGCTAAAAGTGGGTTCAAAAAGTAATCTTTCGTAAACATATTGCCAACCCGATGAGCTAATTTCTGGAATAGGCGTAAGTAAGTCATCGAAGATAAATGTACCTCCTTCTTGCAGAACTCGATGAATTTCTTCTAATGCTTTCTCCTTTTGTGGGATGTGATAAATTGTGGCTTGACTCCAAACATGGGTAAAGGAATTATCGTCATAAGGTAAGCTAGTGGCAGATGCTTTTTCAAAGGAAATATTTAGGTGAGGATAATTTTTAGCTTTCTCTTTAGCATTATTAACCCGCACACCGCTTAGATCGATGCCAACAACTTCACACCCCGTTTGTTGAGCCAGCCAAATCGCGGTGTTACCATTACCACAACCAATATCTAACACCTTGGAAGAGGCATCAATTTTGCTCTGTTCGAGCATATAGAGATTCCATCGTTGACAAGCCTTAATAAACTCTTCAGGCTGAGAGTCTTCTAAGTTGTCAAAATACCCCAAATGGAGACTGCCTTCTTCATCCCAAAAACTTCGATATAGACTATCTTCACTATCATCAAAGGCTTCGGTTTCTGCTTCTGCGATTTTTTTTAATTTCATTGTTTTTTACCTAATAAATAACTTTAGTTACTGAGGTCGAGTGCTGCTTGGCAAATTTATTCATAAAGAATATCAGCGTTTCTACTGCTTCTTGGGTGACACCGTTATAAAGACTAACCCGACATCCTCCTCTAGTGCGATGTCCCGCTACTCCAATGATTCCCGCTTGAGAAGTTTCGTAAATAAACTGTTTTTCTAGGGTTTCATTTGGAATTGTAAAAACCACATTCATTTGAGAACGGGAAGATGGCTCTACAGGACAATGAAATAAAGACGTTGAATCAATAAAATCATAAAGTAAAGAAGCCTTCTTCTGGTTAATTTTTCCTAGCTTTTCCAGTCCCCCAATATCTTCTTCAATCCATCGTAAAATCTGCCAAGTGATATAAATTGAAAAGCAGGGCGGAGTATGATAATTAGACTTGTTTTTAATATGGGTGCGGTAGTCGAAAATTTCAGGTAGCCCCTCGCAAATTTTGGTCAACATTTCTTTGCGAATTAAGACAATAGTAGTACCAGCCAGTCCAACATTTTTTTGAGCATGGGCGTAAATAACACTCAAGTTGCTAACATCAATCTGCTTACTCATAAAATCGGAACTCATGTCAGCAATCACCGGAATCGGAATTTCTGGAAAGCTATGAAATTGAGTACCAACAACGGTGTTATTGCTACAAAGGTGAAGAAACTTAGCGCCCGGACGGGTATCAATTTCATTTAAGTTGGGAACAGAGGTGTGGTTATAATCAGATGATGAAGCGATAATTTTTAAGTTTCTCCCTAAACTTTGGG contains these protein-coding regions:
- a CDS encoding methyltransferase domain-containing protein, which encodes MKLKKIAEAETEAFDDSEDSLYRSFWDEEGSLHLGYFDNLEDSQPEEFIKACQRWNLYMLEQSKIDASSKVLDIGCGNGNTAIWLAQQTGCEVVGIDLSGVRVNNAKEKAKNYPHLNISFEKASATSLPYDDNSFTHVWSQATIYHIPQKEKALEEIHRVLQEGGTFIFDDLLTPIPEISSSGWQYVYERLLFEPTFSFESYADFLSQLGLLVGEKVDLSDHLKKSYELLSQLALEKYPDLSIAYQKMCEAIDKRELGWGFYLCTKVSDRLTWIYETNNRETLRNKYNAWARIYDQELDKSYRVSPINSAQTLAQFLPHKNAIILDAGAGTGMVGEALAELGYTQIVGVDISEEMLEIARKKQVYRDLFLGNLEDESLKQFDKESFDAIISVGVFTFGHAHPQALNNLSSLLKSGGYFLLTVRADYYNTNESLKQVLEDLSWRLITRQEFNAFEIEPMYAFLWQKLNS
- the serC gene encoding 3-phosphoserine/phosphohydroxythreonine transaminase, with amino-acid sequence MILSQKTLVNKNFSDRRAINFYAGPGAIPLPVLERVHAELFNFKGTGMSVMELSHRSDEIQFIIDDSAKRIKKLMGLDDQFEIIFLQGGGSLQFLMVPMNFSQPGDPIDYIDTGYWTGKAIRAAQSLGRNLKIIASSSDYNHTSVPNLNEIDTRPGAKFLHLCSNNTVVGTQFHSFPEIPIPVIADMSSDFMSKQIDVSNLSVIYAHAQKNVGLAGTTIVLIRKEMLTKICEGLPEIFDYRTHIKNKSNYHTPPCFSIYITWQILRWIEEDIGGLEKLGKINQKKASLLYDFIDSTSLFHCPVEPSSRSQMNVVFTIPNETLEKQFIYETSQAGIIGVAGHRTRGGCRVSLYNGVTQEAVETLIFFMNKFAKQHSTSVTKVIY